The following is a genomic window from Sphaerodactylus townsendi isolate TG3544 linkage group LG16, MPM_Stown_v2.3, whole genome shotgun sequence.
CCAGGAAGTTCCCCACTTGAAACTTTTTGTAGAGCCTTGGAGGACTTGTGAGATACAGTGATGCATTACTGTGTGTAACCAACACAGGCTTGTTTCTAAAAATGTATGTTGTAAATTCCTTGCGCCTACAGCTCTGCCTTCTCCGGATCCAGAAACAAAAGCAGCCTGCTGCCTGTGGGTGACACTGAAGGCCCGGAGACGGGGCGGGGGGCTCGGGCCAAGGCTGCGGCTTTCTGCTttccgacacacacacacacacaagccctttgTTCTACAGGTCCATGTGCCAGACACGcgacttgcttttttaaaaaaaaccagccccctcttcccacactaATCTCTCTGGCATTTCTGCAGCTGTTCAAAGATGCCTGGTTGCTGCACTTGAGCTGTGAGCCCTGGACTTGGCAGCCCCTGAAGGTGGAGAATGAAGATCAAGGGGCCCCTGAGCTCTGGTGCCACCCTGCTTGCAGGGTAAGTAAGAGGCAGGCAGGAAGGTCGCAGCACACACACAGCGGGGCTCTCCGTTCCTCTCTTGTTCTTCACCAAGCCGTGTGAGGGGCAGAGGCTCCTCGCTTTGAGTCCTCATGGCGAGTCAGGGTGGGAGTTTCTGCAACAGGCTGTCCTGTGGTTGTCAGTCACACTGGGCTATTCTGGTTCCAGTGGCAATTTGTGGGAAGCATCTCCCCTTGCCCAAGCCTGTAGGGCAGCCCCAGCTAGAGACTTGCTGAGGCGGCCCAGCGAAGAAAGTACATAGTCTGAAGAAAGCTGCTCTGATCTCTCTGCTGgtctctgttcccttccaggtGGGCCAGTGTGTGGTGGTCTTCAGCCAGGCACCCAGTGGGAGAGCCCCCCTGAGCCCCAGCTTGAACTCCCGTCCCTCCCCCATCAGTGCCACACCGCCTGCCCTGGCTCCTGAGACACGGGAATACCGTTCCCACTCTCCAGTTCGAACCACAGACGAGGTACCTTGTGTGAATGGCCGCTGGGGAACCCTGAGGCCGCGGGTGCATCGGCAGACCCCTTCGGGTTCCCGGGAAGGGAGTCTCTCGCCTGCCCGAGAGGACAGTTCACCCGTGCTGAATGGCAGCGAGTTCTTATCGCCTGGAACCTCATTGGACAGTCCAGTCCAAGTGGCGTCGCCCAGCACACCTGCCGCCACCGAAGGGCATGACCTCAAGATTGGCGTTTCTGCAGCACCGAGGCGGGGCTCCCTCCCTGACCAGAAAGACTTGAGGTTGGCAGACTTGAACTGGGAACCCAGATTGCCTTCCGTTCCTTCTCAGCTGGACGGCACAGAGAGCAGGACGGTTGGAAGCAGCGTCAGGAACCCCCCCGAACAAACCAACGGTGTTCACACCCCGCCTCATGGCGCCAACTCCTTGGCGGGGGCTGTCTCTCCAGGCACTCTGCGGCGAAGCTTGGAGGCAGTCAAAGCCCTTTCCTCCAAAACGCCACCTGCTTTGGCAGTTCTGAGCCCCCCCTCAGCAGGCTCTCCAGCGTCCCCTGGGGGCCAGAGCTCAGGCCCTGCGGAGGCAGCACCCACCCCTCGCCCCAGCTCGGCCCAAGGGGATGGGCACTCTTTGCCACCCATAGCTCGTCGGCTGGGCCATCATCCCCCTCAGTCGCTGAACGTCGGCAAGCCCTTGTATCAGAGCTTGAACTGCAAGCCCATGCAGATGTATGTGCTGGACGTCAAGGACAGCAAGGCGGAAGGCCGTGTCCAGTGGAGAGTGTTCCACGGCAGCTGCGTGGTCGGGCCGCCCGAGACCAGCCTGCACACGGTGGTGCAAGGCCGGGGGGAGCTGATCATTTTTGGGGGCCTCATGGACAAGAAGCAGAACGTCAAGTACTATCCCAAAACCAACGCCTTGTACTTTGTGCGAGCAAAAAGATAATGCGGCCAGGAGTGCTCTCttcctgacagacagacagagaccgCCGCCCCCTCCTGGGCACACTGTCAGGCAGGCTGTGAATTGGGGACTCCTCCCATCAATAAAAGAATCTAAGCAAACGCCCGGTGCTTCCCTCCCAACCGAATGAGCTCCCTCCTCGCAGAGAGGTtaagcaaggggggtgggggtggggaagcaggcaAGACACGGCTGGGGCTATGCAGACAAAGAGCACCTTTTTCCCCCGCAGGGAGAACGTGGGGGTGGGCAAGGGTGTGGGGGGTCTGGTGGGGGTCTGCAGCTGGCCCAGGGTGTAGTTGTGCACTTTTCAGCCATGCTTTCCTTGCTTGTAATGTTTTCCAGAAGAAAGACAGTCAAGggctacatccccccccccaaaaaaaacacctggcCTTGGCCTTGCTTGTTTCCTTCATCTGGCAAGGAGAGGAAATacccaccccactccaatggCTTCAACGGGGATGACGGCCTCTGGCATCCACCGTGACCCTTGCAGACCGGCAGGGTGTGCTCATGTGCTGTCTGCTGCTAGCAATGCTCTGGTGCAGCTTTGctcacaattccccccccccccacacacacacacaccccgatttGTGTTTACAGTTTTAGACAATCCTTGCCCGGAGCCTGTTTCCTTATTCTAGaaaccggaggggggggggattgttaaTAAAAATCACTGGCTGCAATTTCATAACTGCTGTGGAGCTGCCCCCAGGGCCTGGCAAGTCAACTTCCTTGGGTCTGCAGAAGCTTGGCGAGGCGCTAGCACCAGtatgggggtggtggagggatGGGGGGCTACTTCACTTAAG
Proteins encoded in this region:
- the FBXO42 gene encoding F-box only protein 42, whose translation is MAHSFESEDDSFMAVDSEEAVATEESTEQEARGQHIRSMLELPEEVLEYILSFLSPYQEHKTAALVCKQWYRLIKGVAHQCYHGFIKAVQEGNIQWESRTYPYPGTPITQRFSHSACYYDANQSMYVFGGCTQSSCNAAFNDLWRLDLNSKEWIRPLASGSYPSPKAGATLVVYKDLLVLFGGWTRPSPYPLHQPERFFDEIHTYSPSKNWWNCVVTTHGPPPMAGHSSCVIKDKMIVFGGSLGSRQMSNELWVLDLEQWAWSKPTVSGPSPHPRGGQSQIVIDDETILVLGGCGGPNALFKDAWLLHLSCEPWTWQPLKVENEDQGAPELWCHPACRVGQCVVVFSQAPSGRAPLSPSLNSRPSPISATPPALAPETREYRSHSPVRTTDEVPCVNGRWGTLRPRVHRQTPSGSREGSLSPAREDSSPVLNGSEFLSPGTSLDSPVQVASPSTPAATEGHDLKIGVSAAPRRGSLPDQKDLRLADLNWEPRLPSVPSQLDGTESRTVGSSVRNPPEQTNGVHTPPHGANSLAGAVSPGTLRRSLEAVKALSSKTPPALAVLSPPSAGSPASPGGQSSGPAEAAPTPRPSSAQGDGHSLPPIARRLGHHPPQSLNVGKPLYQSLNCKPMQMYVLDVKDSKAEGRVQWRVFHGSCVVGPPETSLHTVVQGRGELIIFGGLMDKKQNVKYYPKTNALYFVRAKR